The nucleotide sequence TTTCTACTTTTGTAAATACCCAAATTTCTTACTTGTTTTGTGTATCGTGTTTGTAAACGTTTGTAACAGAACAAAAGAACATGTCTACTGTTCTATAATTTTCTCAGTATATATGTATGAATCATaattatgaagaaaatgagatttttaagaaattgGGATTTAGGAGAACAAAGAGTGATCACTTGCAAAGCTTGAGCTtcttgaagaaagaagagacttGAGATTTGGGATAAGGCTTCGTGGCGATACAAGTCGGAATATTCTCAGGCTGCTCCATCCATAGCTTATGAGAGATTCCTCCTAATTTCAACTTCTCTGACAAATTCATCATCTGTGTTTCACCTTTAACCTCCAACGTAACCTAACCaccaacaattttaaaaacgcGTTTGATTAATCCACCATTGATTCCGTCACAAAATTCTAATATTAGCGTTTCACACGGAGTAACCAACCTTGTGCATAGAATCAATGTGCTGCGGATCGCAATACTGAAGAGTAATCGGATCGTCTTTGAACGACCAGATCGCCGCTACAGACGCGTGGCATCCCTGTGTTACCACGCTCCCGAGTGGCCACGAATCGATTAGATCTCTTCGGAGTACCACGTACTGCACCACGACGTCGTCGGGATTCTTCGCCGAGTTCTCGTCGTTGCTGGATGCATCGACGATGTCTCCAGTCTGTTGTTGGCtcatagatgaagaagaagccgTTGTGAATCTTCTTCGGTGATGAGCAAACCGGATCGTTGAATGAGAAGACCGGATCGTGGAATGACA is from Camelina sativa cultivar DH55 chromosome 20, Cs, whole genome shotgun sequence and encodes:
- the LOC104769278 gene encoding putative peptidyl-tRNA hydrolase PTRHD1; the encoded protein is MASAVISAAFRFPFVTRRLSNTAPRIRFCHSTIRSSHSTIRFAHHRRRFTTASSSSMSQQQTGDIVDASSNDENSAKNPDDVVVQYVVLRRDLIDSWPLGSVVTQGCHASVAAIWSFKDDPITLQYCDPQHIDSMHKVTLEVKGETQMMNLSEKLKLGGISHKLWMEQPENIPTCIATKPYPKSQVSSFFKKLKLCK